A portion of the Kribbella jejuensis genome contains these proteins:
- a CDS encoding DUF721 domain-containing protein — MPEPPDSSENVPENEEEHDKQGLDLAKSLAGRLKQQAAKGGIKPVKRRRRPRIDGAQISSARPDDRDPQRLTNTLGRLMRDQGWEVDVAVHGVMARWQTIVGPEMAEHCKPESYDDTVLTVRTSSTAWKVQLDLLVPQLLFRLNAELGEGTVTQVKVLGPNTYTWRKGTRTVRGGRGPRDTYG, encoded by the coding sequence GTGCCTGAACCCCCGGATTCCTCTGAGAACGTCCCTGAGAACGAAGAAGAGCACGATAAGCAGGGCCTCGATCTGGCCAAGTCGCTGGCCGGACGGCTCAAGCAGCAGGCGGCCAAGGGCGGCATCAAGCCGGTCAAGCGCCGCCGCCGGCCGCGCATCGACGGCGCGCAGATCAGCAGCGCCCGGCCCGACGACCGCGACCCGCAGCGGCTGACCAACACGCTCGGCCGGCTGATGCGCGACCAGGGCTGGGAGGTCGACGTCGCCGTCCACGGCGTGATGGCCCGCTGGCAGACCATCGTCGGCCCCGAGATGGCCGAGCACTGCAAGCCGGAGTCGTACGACGACACCGTGCTCACGGTCCGTACGTCGTCCACCGCGTGGAAGGTGCAGCTCGACCTGCTCGTCCCGCAGCTCCTCTTCCGCCTGAATGCCGAGCTCGGCGAGGGCACTGTCACCCAGGTCAAGGTGCTCGGCCCCAACACCTACACCTGGCGCAAGGGCACCCGCACCGTCCGCGGCGGCCGCGGCCCACGGGACACCTACGGATAA
- the gyrB gene encoding DNA topoisomerase (ATP-hydrolyzing) subunit B: protein MLDAIPSNIVEREYDASAIQVLEGLDAVRKRPGMYIGSTGERGLHHLVTEVVDNAVDEAMAGYGDRIVVTLLADGGVRVDDNGRGIPVDIVESEGKPAVTVVLTVLHAGGKFGGGGYKVSGGLHGVGVSVVNALSTRLQVDVKKNGKLYTQSFTNGVPDADLAEIGTSEANGTTITFWASPDVFETTTYSYETLATRFREYAFLNKGLELVIRDERPDHLDEDGKPLEQSFRYDDGLVDYVKYLTGIRETVHRDVISFEAAAADDTMSLEVALQWSGSFQESVHTFANAINTHEGGTHEEGFRAALTSLVNSFGEDQGMIKKKEDRLTGDDIREGLTAIISVKLAEPQFEGQTKTKLGNTEVKGFVQRVVNDRLGAWFEQNPAEGREIIRKASAAASARIAARKARDLARNRKGLLGGGGLPGKLADCQSTNPEECEVYIVEGDSAGGSAKGGRDPKFQAILPIRGKILNVEKARIDKVLQNNEVQAIISALGTGIHEDFDEDKLRYHKIVIMADADVDGQHIRTLLLTLLFRFMRPLIERGHVYAAQPPLYKIRWSNQPHELAYTDRERDGLLEAGAEAGKKLPKENPIQRYKGLGEMNANELWDTTMDPANRVLLQITLDDAIRADETFQTLMGDDIEARRSFIQRNAKDVRFLDI, encoded by the coding sequence ATGCTCGACGCGATCCCGTCGAACATCGTCGAGCGCGAGTACGACGCGAGCGCGATTCAGGTCCTGGAGGGACTGGACGCGGTTCGCAAGCGCCCCGGTATGTACATCGGGTCGACCGGTGAGCGTGGTCTGCACCATCTGGTCACCGAGGTGGTGGACAACGCAGTCGACGAGGCGATGGCGGGGTACGGCGATCGCATCGTCGTGACGCTGCTGGCCGACGGCGGTGTGCGGGTCGACGACAACGGCCGTGGCATCCCGGTCGACATCGTCGAGTCCGAGGGCAAGCCGGCCGTCACCGTCGTACTGACCGTGCTGCACGCCGGTGGAAAGTTCGGCGGCGGCGGTTACAAGGTCTCCGGTGGTCTGCACGGCGTCGGTGTCTCCGTGGTGAACGCGTTGTCCACCCGGCTCCAGGTCGACGTGAAGAAGAACGGCAAGCTGTACACGCAGTCCTTCACGAACGGTGTCCCCGACGCTGACCTCGCCGAGATCGGCACCTCGGAGGCGAACGGCACGACGATCACCTTCTGGGCCAGCCCGGACGTCTTCGAGACCACGACGTACTCGTACGAGACGCTGGCCACCCGCTTCCGCGAGTACGCGTTCCTGAACAAGGGCCTCGAGTTGGTGATCCGCGACGAGCGGCCCGACCACCTCGACGAGGACGGCAAGCCCCTCGAGCAGTCCTTCCGGTACGACGACGGCCTGGTCGACTACGTGAAGTACCTGACCGGCATCCGCGAGACCGTGCACCGCGACGTGATCTCGTTCGAGGCGGCCGCCGCCGACGACACGATGAGCCTCGAGGTGGCGCTGCAGTGGAGCGGCTCGTTCCAGGAGTCCGTGCACACGTTCGCGAACGCGATCAACACCCACGAGGGCGGCACCCACGAAGAGGGCTTCCGGGCCGCGCTCACCTCGCTGGTGAACAGCTTCGGCGAGGACCAGGGCATGATCAAGAAGAAGGAGGACAGGCTCACCGGTGACGACATCCGGGAAGGCCTGACCGCGATCATCTCGGTCAAGCTGGCCGAGCCGCAATTCGAGGGCCAGACCAAGACCAAGCTCGGCAACACCGAGGTGAAGGGCTTCGTCCAGCGGGTCGTCAACGACCGGCTCGGCGCCTGGTTCGAGCAGAACCCGGCCGAGGGTCGCGAGATCATCCGCAAGGCGAGTGCCGCGGCGAGCGCCCGGATCGCGGCCCGCAAGGCCCGCGACCTGGCCCGCAACCGCAAGGGTCTGCTCGGCGGTGGCGGCCTGCCCGGCAAGCTGGCCGACTGCCAGTCGACCAACCCGGAGGAGTGCGAGGTCTACATCGTCGAGGGTGACTCGGCCGGTGGCTCCGCGAAGGGCGGCCGGGACCCGAAGTTCCAGGCCATCCTGCCGATCCGCGGCAAGATCCTGAACGTCGAGAAGGCCCGGATCGACAAGGTTCTGCAGAACAACGAGGTCCAGGCGATCATCTCCGCGCTCGGCACCGGGATCCACGAGGACTTCGACGAGGACAAGCTGCGGTACCACAAGATCGTGATCATGGCCGACGCCGACGTCGACGGCCAGCACATCCGGACGCTGCTGCTCACGCTGCTGTTCCGGTTCATGCGGCCGCTGATCGAGCGCGGGCACGTGTACGCCGCCCAGCCGCCGCTGTACAAGATCCGCTGGAGCAACCAGCCGCACGAGCTCGCCTACACCGACCGCGAGCGCGACGGGCTGCTCGAGGCGGGCGCCGAGGCCGGCAAGAAGCTGCCCAAGGAGAACCCGATCCAGCGCTACAAGGGTCTGGGCGAGATGAACGCGAACGAGCTGTGGGACACCACGATGGACCCGGCCAACCGGGTGCTGCTGCAGATCACTCTCGACGACGCGATCCGGGCCGACGAGACGTTCCAGACGCTGATGGGCGACGACATCGAGGCGCGGCGCAGTTTCATCCAGCGCAACGCCAAGGACGTCCGGTTCCTCGACATCTGA
- the gyrA gene encoding DNA gyrase subunit A: MQQSYLDYAMAVIVGRALPEVRDGLKPVHRRILYAMYDGGYRPDRGFNKCSRVVGDVMGQYHPHGDSAIYDTLVRLAQPWVMRAPLIQGQGNFGSPGNDPAAAMRYTECRMAPLAMEMVRDIDQETVDFRPNYDGKSQEPVILPARFPNLLVNGSSGIAVGMATNIPPHNLREVAAAVDWALEHPDATREELLDACLQYIKGPDFPNGALIVGYKGIDDAYRTGRGSVTMRAVVDIEEDAKGRTSLVVTELPYMVNPDNLALKIAELVNTGKVSGIADIRDDSSSRTGQRLVIVLKRDAQPRVVLNNLYKHTPLQDTFGCNMLALVDGVPRTLSVDLFISHWIDHQIEVIQRRTRYRLREAERNAHIFRGYVKALDALDEVIALIRRSPDVDEARTGLMQLLDIDEIQANAILEMQLRRLAALERQKTVARLQELEAIIADLEDILASPVRQRTIVKDELGEIVEKYGDERRTEIIAADGDLSVQDLVPDEDVVVTITRGGYAKRTKTDLYRTQNRGGKGVRGAQLRAEDEISHFFATTNHHWMLFFTTKGRVYRAKVWQLPESARDAKGSHVAGLLSFQPDEEIAQVLTLRDYDQADYLVLATKKGLVKKTALRDYDSARQSGIIAVNFREDDDELIGADLASAEDDLLLVSRKGQSIRFTANDEQLRPMGRATSGVTGMKFRSGDELLSMSVIRAGSEEDAQFVFTVTDAGYAKRSRVSEYRQQGRGGLGIKAVKLNDERGSLVGAIIVTDDDQVLAIKASGQVVRSRVDSVPVKGRDTMGVRFAGVGESDAVVAIARNTDLTVALDESEAAEVGTVAGDAQNVDGSTTESPSESVQNGDERSTEVDGAATVESDEAGQEGD; this comes from the coding sequence ATGCAGCAGTCGTACCTCGACTACGCGATGGCCGTCATCGTCGGCCGCGCGCTGCCCGAGGTCCGCGACGGCCTGAAGCCGGTGCACCGGCGGATCCTCTACGCGATGTACGACGGCGGCTACCGGCCGGACCGTGGTTTCAACAAGTGCTCCCGCGTCGTCGGTGACGTGATGGGTCAGTACCACCCGCACGGTGACTCCGCGATCTACGACACCCTGGTCCGGCTCGCGCAGCCGTGGGTGATGCGCGCGCCGCTGATCCAGGGCCAGGGCAACTTCGGTTCGCCCGGTAACGACCCGGCGGCCGCGATGCGGTACACGGAGTGCCGGATGGCGCCGCTGGCGATGGAGATGGTCCGCGACATCGACCAGGAGACCGTCGACTTCCGGCCGAACTACGACGGCAAGTCGCAGGAGCCGGTGATCCTGCCGGCCCGCTTCCCGAACCTGCTCGTCAACGGCTCGTCCGGGATCGCGGTCGGGATGGCGACGAACATCCCGCCGCACAACCTGCGTGAGGTCGCGGCCGCGGTCGACTGGGCGCTGGAGCACCCGGACGCGACCCGTGAGGAGCTGCTCGACGCCTGCCTGCAGTACATCAAGGGCCCCGACTTCCCGAACGGCGCGCTGATCGTCGGCTACAAGGGCATCGACGACGCGTACCGCACCGGTCGTGGTTCGGTCACGATGCGCGCGGTCGTCGACATCGAGGAGGACGCGAAGGGCCGCACCAGCCTCGTGGTCACCGAGCTGCCGTACATGGTGAACCCGGACAACCTGGCGCTGAAGATCGCCGAGCTGGTGAACACCGGCAAGGTCAGCGGCATCGCCGACATCCGCGACGACAGCTCGTCCCGGACCGGTCAGCGGCTCGTGATCGTGCTGAAGCGCGACGCCCAGCCCCGCGTCGTACTGAACAACCTCTACAAGCACACGCCGCTGCAGGACACCTTCGGCTGCAACATGCTGGCGCTGGTCGACGGCGTACCGCGCACGCTCAGCGTGGACCTGTTCATCAGCCACTGGATCGACCACCAGATCGAGGTCATCCAGCGGCGGACGCGCTACCGCCTCCGCGAGGCCGAGCGGAACGCTCACATCTTCCGTGGTTACGTGAAGGCGCTGGACGCCCTCGACGAGGTGATCGCGCTGATCCGGCGCAGCCCGGACGTGGACGAGGCGCGCACCGGCCTGATGCAGTTGCTGGACATCGACGAGATCCAGGCCAACGCGATCCTGGAGATGCAGCTGCGCCGGCTTGCCGCCCTGGAGCGGCAGAAGACCGTCGCCCGGTTGCAGGAGCTCGAGGCGATCATCGCCGACCTCGAGGACATCCTGGCCAGCCCGGTCCGGCAGCGCACGATCGTCAAGGACGAACTCGGCGAGATCGTCGAGAAGTACGGCGACGAGCGGCGTACCGAGATCATCGCCGCCGACGGCGACCTGTCGGTCCAGGACCTGGTCCCGGACGAGGACGTGGTCGTCACGATCACCCGCGGCGGGTACGCGAAGCGTACGAAGACCGACCTGTACCGGACGCAGAACCGCGGTGGCAAGGGTGTCCGCGGCGCGCAGTTGCGGGCCGAGGACGAGATCAGCCACTTCTTCGCCACCACGAACCACCACTGGATGCTGTTCTTCACCACCAAGGGCCGGGTGTACCGGGCCAAGGTGTGGCAGCTGCCCGAGTCCGCCCGGGACGCGAAGGGCTCGCACGTCGCCGGCCTGCTCTCGTTCCAGCCGGACGAGGAGATCGCTCAGGTTCTGACGCTGCGTGACTACGACCAGGCCGACTACCTGGTCCTCGCGACCAAGAAGGGCCTGGTCAAGAAGACGGCCCTGCGTGACTACGACTCTGCGCGGCAGAGCGGCATCATCGCGGTGAACTTCCGCGAGGACGACGACGAGCTGATCGGCGCCGACCTGGCCAGCGCCGAGGACGACCTGCTGCTGGTCTCCCGCAAGGGCCAGTCGATCCGGTTCACCGCGAACGACGAGCAGCTGCGGCCGATGGGCCGGGCCACGTCCGGTGTCACCGGGATGAAGTTCCGGTCCGGGGACGAGTTGCTCTCGATGTCGGTGATCCGGGCCGGATCCGAGGAGGACGCACAGTTCGTCTTCACCGTCACCGACGCCGGGTACGCCAAGCGCTCGCGCGTCTCGGAGTACCGCCAGCAGGGTCGTGGCGGACTCGGGATCAAGGCCGTCAAGCTGAACGACGAACGCGGCTCGCTGGTCGGCGCGATCATCGTGACCGACGACGACCAGGTGCTGGCGATCAAGGCGAGCGGTCAGGTCGTCCGCAGCCGGGTCGACAGCGTCCCGGTCAAGGGCCGGGACACGATGGGTGTCCGGTTCGCCGGGGTCGGCGAGTCCGACGCGGTCGTCGCGATCGCCCGGAACACCGATCTGACCGTCGCTCTCGATGAGTCAGAGGCCGCCGAGGTGGGTACTGTCGCTGGAGATGCCCAGAATGTGGACGGATCGACAACCGAATCCCCCTCTGAGAGCGTCCAGAATGGTGACGAGCGTTCGACGGAGGTTGACGGCGCGGCTACCGTCGAAAGCGACGAAGCCGGCCAGGAGGGTGACTGA
- a CDS encoding DUF3566 domain-containing protein — protein MTNRARPTWPEGAADGSKSQRTAPGGSPSAAPATPASNGRSNGVSGAGGQQRTGTPNGQRPSGEYRPQPRPAAPQQPAPQQSAPQQPAPSTPGRPEPWANGASAGAASYGQQPEAKTESLGDRMNAARQAVLDKAAAVKAAKPDKTAERAERAEAKQARLAEKDAKVSSRPQTRKARLRMSRIDPWSVMKTAFLLAIAFGIVTWVAVFIIWSAIGAAGVFDNINSTVREVLGTPTGEPFRVENYINTGKVMGFTTLLACADVLIITALATLGSFLYNIAATLLGGLEITLASED, from the coding sequence ATGACCAACCGCGCGAGGCCGACATGGCCTGAAGGTGCGGCCGACGGCTCCAAGTCCCAGCGCACCGCGCCGGGCGGGTCACCGTCTGCTGCCCCGGCCACCCCGGCCTCCAACGGTCGTTCCAACGGCGTCTCCGGCGCCGGCGGCCAGCAGAGGACAGGCACGCCGAACGGCCAGCGGCCGTCGGGCGAGTACCGTCCGCAGCCGCGACCAGCCGCTCCGCAGCAGCCGGCCCCTCAGCAGTCGGCTCCGCAGCAGCCCGCTCCGAGTACGCCGGGCCGCCCGGAGCCCTGGGCGAACGGAGCATCCGCCGGCGCAGCGTCGTACGGCCAACAGCCGGAGGCGAAGACCGAATCGCTCGGTGACCGGATGAACGCGGCGCGGCAGGCGGTGCTGGACAAGGCCGCCGCGGTGAAGGCGGCGAAGCCGGACAAGACCGCGGAGCGGGCCGAGCGCGCCGAGGCCAAGCAGGCCCGGCTGGCCGAGAAGGACGCGAAGGTTTCGAGTCGGCCGCAGACGCGGAAGGCGCGACTGCGGATGTCCCGGATCGACCCGTGGTCGGTGATGAAGACGGCGTTCCTGCTCGCGATCGCCTTCGGCATCGTCACCTGGGTCGCGGTCTTCATCATCTGGTCCGCGATCGGTGCGGCCGGCGTGTTCGACAACATCAACTCGACCGTCCGCGAGGTCCTGGGTACGCCGACCGGCGAACCGTTCCGGGTGGAGAACTACATCAACACCGGCAAGGTGATGGGTTTCACGACCCTTCTCGCCTGCGCCGACGTGCTGATCATCACCGCGCTCGCGACCCTCGGATCGTTCCTCTACAACATCGCCGCCACGCTCCTCGGCGGCCTCGAAATCACGCTGGCGTCGGAGGACTGA
- a CDS encoding DLW-39 family protein, which translates to MLRKFLLVLLAGVGGYFVYKKTQQSRAEKDLWAEVADPVTPGH; encoded by the coding sequence GTGCTGAGAAAGTTCCTGCTGGTGCTGCTGGCCGGCGTCGGTGGATACTTCGTCTACAAGAAGACCCAGCAGTCCCGCGCCGAAAAGGACCTCTGGGCCGAGGTAGCCGACCCGGTAACCCCGGGCCACTGA
- a CDS encoding tyrosine-type recombinase/integrase codes for MLNTPLDDGMIKRNPCRIPGAGDDKSAERPVLSIDEVLRVVDAMPPRLRMMALLATFTSLRFGELAALARRNVDVSTGFVTVVENQGQLSNGELFLKDPKSAAGRRAVPVPDDLIDELKQHLAEYAEPGDGGRVFIGPKGGKLRRQNFRKIWIKALADSKVQPVHFHDLRHTGNQFAADDGASLRELMERMGHASPRAAMIYPHVSKGRSRHIADRLNARLREARPKTGDDALGHVEGTRPLNEAREDDGVSRESRSDLHERFGGDEGT; via the coding sequence ATGCTGAACACGCCCCTGGACGACGGCATGATCAAGCGCAACCCGTGCCGCATCCCTGGGGCTGGCGATGACAAGAGCGCCGAGCGTCCGGTGTTGTCGATCGACGAGGTCCTCCGGGTGGTCGACGCCATGCCGCCACGTCTGCGGATGATGGCGCTGCTGGCCACCTTCACGAGCCTGCGATTTGGCGAGCTCGCCGCACTCGCCCGACGCAACGTCGATGTGTCCACAGGGTTTGTCACAGTCGTGGAGAACCAAGGTCAACTGAGCAACGGCGAGCTGTTCTTGAAAGACCCGAAGTCGGCTGCCGGTCGCCGGGCTGTGCCCGTCCCCGATGACCTGATCGACGAGCTGAAGCAGCACTTGGCCGAGTACGCCGAACCGGGGGATGGCGGCCGCGTGTTCATCGGCCCGAAGGGTGGCAAGCTCCGGCGTCAGAACTTCCGGAAGATCTGGATCAAGGCGCTCGCGGACTCCAAGGTTCAGCCGGTGCACTTCCACGATCTCAGGCACACCGGGAATCAGTTCGCCGCCGATGACGGTGCCAGCCTGCGGGAGCTGATGGAGCGGATGGGGCACGCCAGCCCACGCGCGGCGATGATCTACCCGCACGTCTCGAAGGGCCGCTCCAGGCACATCGCCGACAGGCTGAACGCCCGGCTGCGGGAGGCTCGCCCGAAGACTGGCGACGATGCGTTAGGGCACGTGGAGGGCACGCGGCCTCTGAACGAGGCAAGGGAGGACGATGGCGTGAGCCGGGAATCGCGCTCTGACCTGCATGAACGCTTTGGTGGAGACGAGGGGACTTGA
- a CDS encoding EthD family reductase — protein MHKLMVLYPEPADPDHFRNYYVSTHLPLVARMPGLLAWRYSFEVTSTPGQTPYFAVFEAEFADAEAMTAARSSPQGQQVSADVPNYATGGVIVIDYPVQNGTY, from the coding sequence GTGCACAAGCTGATGGTCCTGTATCCCGAGCCCGCAGACCCCGACCACTTCCGCAACTACTACGTGAGCACCCACCTCCCACTGGTCGCACGCATGCCAGGCCTACTCGCATGGCGCTACAGCTTCGAGGTCACATCGACGCCAGGCCAAACGCCGTACTTCGCGGTCTTCGAGGCGGAGTTCGCAGACGCAGAGGCAATGACCGCAGCAAGGTCATCCCCACAAGGCCAACAAGTCTCCGCCGACGTCCCCAACTACGCCACCGGCGGCGTAATCGTCATCGACTACCCAGTACAGAACGGCACCTACTGA
- a CDS encoding winged helix-turn-helix transcriptional regulator, giving the protein MAAPRPGRAVRGSSTGRPLMAALDLFGRRWNLRIVWELQHGPVGFRALQERCDNMSSSVLRQRLTELVDAALVEQHPDTTYALTDLGHAAHRALRPLARWSADWAATLSPTDSDNPS; this is encoded by the coding sequence ATGGCAGCACCCAGACCCGGACGGGCGGTCCGAGGGTCGAGCACCGGCCGGCCGTTGATGGCCGCCCTCGACCTGTTCGGCCGCAGATGGAACCTGCGGATCGTCTGGGAGCTGCAACACGGGCCGGTCGGATTCCGCGCGCTACAGGAGCGCTGCGACAACATGTCCTCGAGCGTCCTGCGCCAACGCCTGACGGAACTGGTCGACGCCGCCCTCGTAGAACAGCATCCCGACACCACCTACGCCCTCACCGACCTGGGCCACGCCGCCCACCGAGCCCTACGCCCCCTAGCCCGCTGGTCCGCCGACTGGGCCGCAACCCTCTCCCCCACGGATTCCGACAACCCCAGCTAG
- a CDS encoding DUF2231 domain-containing protein has product MAAKSLPQRALRAVGHSAWSERLARAQELAYGPLIEQVRRSPLHTDVLGHSVHPPLTDITTGCWLATTVLDVAGGPDSRRGATLLATVGLLASVPTAVAGAADWSELSGEQRRIGAVHAVGMDAAIFLFAASVLTRLRGNHQKATKLAAAANTTAAAAGFLGAHLALHHGTARRPAGDEKL; this is encoded by the coding sequence GTGGCAGCAAAATCCTTGCCGCAACGCGCGCTCCGCGCCGTCGGCCACAGCGCCTGGTCGGAGCGGCTCGCCCGCGCCCAGGAGTTGGCGTACGGCCCGTTGATCGAACAAGTACGCCGAAGCCCGCTGCACACCGACGTACTGGGCCACTCCGTGCACCCGCCCCTCACCGACATCACCACCGGCTGCTGGCTGGCCACCACTGTCCTGGACGTAGCCGGCGGCCCCGACTCGCGCCGCGGTGCGACCCTGCTCGCCACAGTCGGCCTACTGGCCTCCGTACCCACGGCCGTGGCCGGCGCCGCCGACTGGTCCGAACTGTCCGGCGAGCAACGCAGAATCGGCGCAGTCCACGCAGTAGGCATGGACGCAGCGATCTTCCTCTTCGCCGCCTCCGTCCTCACCCGCCTCCGCGGCAACCACCAAAAGGCCACCAAACTAGCCGCCGCAGCCAACACCACCGCCGCGGCCGCCGGCTTCCTAGGCGCCCACCTAGCCCTCCACCACGGCACCGCCCGCCGACCGGCCGGAGACGAGAAGCTCTAA
- a CDS encoding cupin domain-containing protein produces MSDGHESKGVSVELLASVDLGAELPGMEGRRLRMRMVTIEPGGVFGPLHDHVGRPGTVYVLEGTITDHRDGTSTEYGPGLGWAEDKNTLHWLENRGTVPAVEISVDIVQAD; encoded by the coding sequence ATGAGCGACGGGCACGAGTCCAAAGGGGTTTCGGTGGAGTTGCTGGCCTCGGTTGATCTGGGGGCCGAACTTCCGGGGATGGAAGGGCGCCGGCTGCGGATGCGGATGGTGACGATCGAGCCGGGTGGGGTGTTCGGGCCGCTGCACGACCATGTGGGGCGGCCCGGGACGGTGTACGTGTTGGAGGGGACGATCACGGATCACCGGGATGGGACGAGCACGGAGTACGGGCCGGGGCTCGGGTGGGCGGAGGACAAGAACACGTTGCACTGGCTGGAGAACCGCGGCACGGTTCCGGCGGTGGAAATCTCTGTGGATATCGTCCAGGCCGATTAG
- a CDS encoding alpha/beta hydrolase yields the protein MGNLVTETFTYDSGRQVAVYVPSSTPEAVVYAGDGQLISTWGADLEQADVPPTMVVGVYRTDAADEMVRIREYSPSFEPAQFAAHETFFVDEIRDWVRTRFGVALPPERTAVCGVSASAELALALGMRHPDVYGSVLAASPGGGYQPPSTLPERLPRAYLVAGTEEPWFMENAARWADALKAADADVVITERPGNHGDPFWRAEFPLQVSWAFS from the coding sequence ATGGGAAACCTCGTCACGGAGACATTCACGTACGACAGTGGCCGGCAGGTCGCCGTCTACGTACCGTCCTCGACCCCGGAGGCCGTCGTGTACGCCGGCGACGGGCAACTGATCTCGACGTGGGGCGCGGACCTCGAGCAGGCCGACGTACCACCGACCATGGTTGTAGGCGTGTACCGGACCGACGCGGCGGACGAGATGGTACGGATCCGCGAGTACTCGCCGTCCTTCGAGCCGGCGCAGTTCGCGGCTCACGAGACGTTCTTCGTCGACGAGATACGCGACTGGGTACGGACGCGATTCGGCGTCGCGTTGCCGCCTGAACGGACTGCGGTCTGCGGCGTCTCGGCCAGCGCGGAGCTCGCCCTCGCGCTGGGTATGCGGCACCCCGACGTCTACGGCTCGGTCCTCGCCGCGTCACCTGGCGGTGGGTACCAGCCGCCCTCGACGCTGCCGGAGCGACTGCCCCGCGCGTACCTCGTCGCCGGCACCGAGGAGCCGTGGTTCATGGAGAACGCCGCCCGCTGGGCCGACGCCCTGAAAGCCGCGGACGCGGACGTCGTCATCACGGAACGCCCCGGCAACCACGGCGACCCGTTCTGGCGGGCCGAGTTCCCGCTGCAGGTGAGCTGGGCGTTCAGCTAA
- a CDS encoding nucleoside triphosphate pyrophosphohydrolase family protein — protein MTDQSAFDFAGYQEAAARTAGLVATDHPIVYPTLGLVNEAGEVAGKVKKIFRDRQGVITDADREALTLELGDVLWYLSELSTRLGIRLEDVAERNLAKIADRASRGVLNGDGDHR, from the coding sequence GTGACCGATCAGAGCGCGTTCGACTTCGCCGGCTACCAGGAGGCCGCGGCGCGGACCGCGGGGCTGGTGGCAACCGATCACCCGATTGTGTACCCGACGCTGGGTCTCGTGAACGAGGCGGGCGAGGTGGCCGGCAAGGTGAAGAAGATCTTCCGCGACCGGCAGGGCGTGATCACCGACGCCGACCGCGAGGCGCTGACGCTCGAGTTGGGCGACGTGCTCTGGTACCTGTCCGAACTGTCGACCCGCCTCGGCATCCGCCTCGAGGACGTCGCCGAACGCAACCTCGCCAAAATCGCCGACCGAGCCTCCCGAGGAGTCCTCAACGGCGACGGCGACCACCGCTAA
- a CDS encoding DinB family protein, which yields MNDIVIEHVVRPERVLTGSWLEVIASNLDYHRATFLWKCSGLTDEQLRQRPIPSSALSLLGLMRHLQGVERYWLHLRLTGTPARFASYRMYETADGGEWYDESDPTPAYDVYTDYLTACQTSRDLFELGTKDLDRIEPNPEYGNTDIRFILEHVIEEYARHTGHTDLLRQSLDGQTGE from the coding sequence ATGAACGACATCGTGATCGAGCACGTCGTACGCCCGGAGCGCGTGCTGACCGGATCGTGGCTCGAGGTGATCGCCTCGAACCTCGACTACCACCGCGCGACGTTCCTGTGGAAGTGCTCGGGCCTCACGGACGAGCAGCTGCGGCAGCGGCCGATCCCGTCGTCGGCGCTCTCGCTGCTCGGGCTGATGCGCCACCTGCAAGGCGTCGAGCGGTACTGGTTACACCTACGGCTGACCGGTACGCCGGCGCGGTTCGCGTCGTACCGGATGTACGAGACCGCCGACGGGGGTGAGTGGTACGACGAATCAGACCCGACCCCGGCGTACGACGTCTACACGGATTATTTGACAGCCTGTCAGACTTCGCGAGACCTGTTCGAGCTCGGCACCAAGGACCTCGACCGAATCGAACCGAACCCCGAGTACGGCAACACCGACATCCGCTTCATCCTCGAACACGTCATCGAAGAATACGCCCGCCACACCGGCCACACCGACCTCCTCCGACAATCCCTCGACGGCCAGACCGGGGAGTAG
- a CDS encoding NUDIX hydrolase, protein MSQRVGAYAVCLDGGRVLLARYVSPHGDGSWWTLPGGGVEQNEDPYDAVTREVAEETGYESVVEELLGVDSRVVPAAVRRRQGRGDHQNLGVFYAVRITAGTTRPEPNGETAESVWTPLEDVPTLRRAALVDIGIALAQRRPLTGHVDPVIVGGLIEH, encoded by the coding sequence GTGAGTCAGCGGGTGGGTGCTTATGCGGTGTGTCTCGACGGTGGTCGGGTGCTGCTGGCGCGGTATGTGTCGCCACACGGGGACGGGAGCTGGTGGACGCTGCCGGGCGGGGGCGTTGAGCAGAACGAGGATCCGTACGACGCGGTGACTCGGGAGGTCGCGGAGGAGACCGGGTACGAGTCGGTCGTCGAGGAACTGCTCGGCGTGGACTCGCGGGTGGTGCCGGCTGCCGTACGGCGCCGTCAGGGGCGGGGCGACCATCAGAACCTCGGCGTGTTCTACGCCGTACGCATCACCGCCGGCACGACACGGCCGGAGCCGAACGGCGAGACGGCCGAGTCGGTGTGGACTCCGCTCGAGGACGTACCGACGCTTCGCCGCGCGGCGCTCGTCGACATCGGGATCGCGCTCGCTCAACGGCGGCCGCTCACCGGGCACGTCGATCCGGTGATCGTCGGCGGTCTGATCGAACATTGA